A stretch of Babesia bigemina genome assembly Bbig001, chromosome : V DNA encodes these proteins:
- a CDS encoding -ATP-dependent Clp protease proteolytic subunit-related protein 1, chloroplastic, producing MFVEELNEMPVSESFLYAPLVAVPRSKPPDISSALLNERTIFIGYPIQAELVIAQLLYLDHASQKPITIYINSDDSPVNEDPLSSCDIYALNIVDVMSYVKSDIITVNLGKAYGSAALILASGTPGKRLALPNSFTALRQSAVSLELMPAADICIYSKEILKARRQMICMLARCCGKGEDDVLQTIQRGCYMGAQQAVEYGLVDKIIDEYAVN from the exons ATGTTCGTAGAGGAACTCAACGAGATGCCAGTAAGTGAATCGTTTCTTTACGCTCCACTTGTTGCAGTACCGAGAAGCAAACCGCCTGATATAAGTTCGGCCCTATTGAATGAGCGTACCATCTTTATTGGATATCCAATACAGGCTGAG CTGGTGATAGCACAACTGCTTTATCTGGACCACGCATCACAGAAGCCTATAACAATATACATCAACAGTGACGACAGTCCGGTAAACGAAGACCCATTATCCAGCTGCGATATATACGCGCTTAACATCGTTGATGTTATGAG TTACGTGAAGAGCGACATAATAACAGTGAACTTGGGCAAG GCGTACGGATCAGCTGCGTTGATTTTGGCATCAGGCACACCGGGCAAACGGTTGGCACTTCCAAATTCATTCACGGCGTTGCGCCAGTCTGCGGTTTCCTTAGAGCTCATGCCAGCTGCAGACATCTGCATATACTCGAAAGAAATATTGAAGGCGAGAAGGCAAATGATATGTATGCTGGCTAGGTGTTGCGGAAAAGGTGAGGATGATGTATTGCAGACTATACAGCGCGGATGTTATATGGGTGCTCAACAAGCTGTTGAATACGGCTTAGTCGACAAGATTATCGACGAATACGCTGTAAATTGA